One part of the Brienomyrus brachyistius isolate T26 unplaced genomic scaffold, BBRACH_0.4 scaffold71, whole genome shotgun sequence genome encodes these proteins:
- the dync2li1 gene encoding cytoplasmic dynein 2 light intermediate chain 1, producing the protein MPKISDTLWELAATEVHNRVSGAGEGEGQGNGDAPGPCERTVFFMGSKTGGKTTVMLRCLDRDEVPKPTLALEYTFGRRARGHNTPKDIAHFWELGGGTSLSDLIQIPITAQNVRTLSVVLVLDLSKPNSLWGTLERLLQAVQAKVDGVLSELQKTGERRSDRNPTLNSSTPQHLHKDHPDRQFISPFPVPLLMVCSKYDIFQDFESEKRKVVSKTLRFLAHYHGASLIFTSNKSESLMSKTKGLVAHLAFGTDRGKTVSTDHSKPLIILAGIDSLSQIGSPPTTDIDVSSLHARNPLDLWKKVFERVFPPESTGDLKELRNPARDPQFREAQVDSMRSQKDQELEQYKRNSSKSWKGMDLEAEPRGQRS; encoded by the exons ATGCCAAAAATTAG TGACACGCTGTGGGAGTTGGCTGCTACGGAGGTACATAACCGAGTGAGCGGAGCAGGCGAGGGCGAAGGGCAAGGTAACGGTGATGCTCCGGGTCCATGTGAAAGGACGGTGTTCTTCATGGGAAGCAAGACCGGG GGGAAGACGACAGTTATGCTTAGATGTCTTGACAG GGATGAGGTTCCTAAGCCGACTTTAGCATTGGAGTACACGTTTGGAAGAAGGGCACGTGGACACAATACG CCCAAAGACATCGcccacttctgggagctgggcggTGGGACCTCGCTGTCAGACCTCATTCAGATTCCGATCACAGCACAGAATGTGAG AACTCTCTCCGTGGTGCTGGTTCTGGACCTGTCCAAACCCAATTCGCTGTGGGGGACCCTAGAGCGGCTGCTGCAGGCCGTACAGGCCAAGGTAGATGGAGTTCTCTCTGAATTACAGAAGACGGGGGAGCGTAGGTCCGACAGAAACCCCACCCTGAACAGCAGCACCCCTCAGCACCTTCACAAGGACCACCCA GACCGTCAATTCATAAGTCCCTTTCCAGTTCCtctgctgatggtctgcagcaaaTATGATATTTTTCAG GACTTTGAGTCTGAGAAGAGGAAAGTGGTCTCCAAGACCCTGCGGTTCCTTGCCCATTACCATGGAGCATCTTTGATA TTCACCAGCAATAAATCGGAGAGTCTCATGTCAAAGACCAAAGGTCTTGTCGCTCACCTTGCGTTTGGCACAGACAGAGG GAAGACTGTGTCCACTGACCACAGTAAACCCCTGATCATTCTGGCCGGAATTGACTCTCTCAGTCAGATCG GTTCTCCTCCAACAACAGACATCGACGTCAGTTCTCTTCATGCCAGGAACCCTTTGGACCTGTGGAAGAAGGTGTTTGAAAGGGTGTTCCCCCCAGAG AGTACTGGAGACCTGAAGGAGCTCAGGAACCCAGCGAGGGATCCACAGTTCAGAGAAGCTCAGGTCGACTCAATGAGATCTCAGAAGGACCAG gAGCTGGAACAGTACAAGAGAAATTCCTCAAAGTCATGGAAAGGAATGGACTTGGAGGCTGAGcccaggggtcagaggtcatga